Within Paramormyrops kingsleyae isolate MSU_618 chromosome 24, PKINGS_0.4, whole genome shotgun sequence, the genomic segment GTCAAACGCTTTGGAAATTTCATTTCCAAGTGTCCTATTATCGTCCCGGCTATCCCTATTTCTTCTGATGTCGCGATggtacatatttttaaaagaatagcCTTTGACAAAACAGTCCCTCTAGACTGGTTACCTATACAATTTGGTACGATGTCAAAAGTTACTTCAGGATACCTCAAGTACGAAACTCTTAAATCATGAGCGAAAACCTCTTTTGTCGCGACAAGGCAAAAACCAATGTATCGAATTCGGaggatataaataataatattttgtaCATTCGTTCATGGATTACACTTCAGCTTTCATAATAAATCAACACttacattaaacattaatttatAAAGCTTCTTATGTTTTATAATGTACTGGCtttcaaataataatatttatccCTATATTGACAATTTGGTGCCCCCcattaaattttataaaatgGTCTCGTCTGTCACGTGCAAAGTAACAGGTCAACGTCAATGCCCAAATTTGGTAAATCATTTCCCACTTCCTCGGGGATTCCTGCTTTGACTGTGTACCTGAGCGCAACTACCATTTCCGTTTCTCTCGTATTCTCATTTTCATTccagtaattttttttccagagaacCCAGTTAATAGTCAAatttttaagaaatatttaCCACTCCATAAACATTATATATATCGTTTGAAATTGTATACGGCGTCAATGCTTCTAAACCAGGTAATCGACAAAGTATGAAGCAATCTCTGGAAACATTACGTGGGAATCGTGAATGAATTCCATTGCGATAAAACGCCGCATTACGCCATACCCACACCGGAGGCTACAATAGGCAGTAACCATTTTAGTGAGCTATTCCGGTAAATAGTGGTGGTTCCAAGTTTACTTTATGACATAAGTCAGATGCGCAGGTGTGTCAGAAAATCAGACAATGTGAATTACGAGAATTTGATGTGTCTTTAACTTCTAATTAAGTAATCTAATTAACTTCTAATGTGCCCGGTCTAGTTTTAATAGTTACGCAACTGAAACAGAATTCGATGAGAAGTGAAcatacattttttcttttattgttaGCATGTGCTAATTTATTATCCGAATGAACACATTCAGTTTCGTAATCCATCATTTATAAAAGTGTGTTAATATGTGTAAATCGTATGTAAAACCTAGGGTACCCCACGTGTTCGTCATTAGAAAGTTTAAAGATTACTTAAATTTGCTGACAACTGAAAGATTATACTGGTTCAGCACCCAGGACAGGTCGTGTAAGGGTAGTTTTCAGGTTACTTGTGTTATGACAAACATGTATTTCTTTATATGAGACATTTGCAAGCACTGCATTGTGGATATCATATAAAGTCAAAATCAAATGTCTCAtatatgtgcctgtgtgtcatAGAGAGCAAGAGGGGGTAAGTGAAATGAAAATTTGCCCCTGGGGAATCAATAAAGTGCCATTAATTattatgatgattattattgatTTATACACTGGGACTGGATGAAAGtgaattcaaatcaaatcacaaaAACCTTTATTTTGGATTGAAATTCCATACAGAGTTTTTGCTGTTTTCTGATTTGAAACTGAAGTAGGTGAAGTTAAAATATAATTCCACATGCTAAGGGGTTTCCACGCGCCTCAGAGTGGCCTATATGCCCCCACAGTGATGTCAAACAGTTTGGTGTTGTTCAACTTTCCATCCTTGTCCAAAAGGAAATAGAatctgtgacctttgacccgaAGGGGGATGAAAGAAGGAGACTCCATCCTATGTGCATGACAGGTCACATGAGACAGAGGTACTGTAATGCATCGGGCCATGTCAACCCCAAACGGTGACTGTGTTTTCACAGTAACTGTACCCCCACCCTTATGCAAAACCACTCGGCTGACAGATCGACGACTGAACAGCACTCCAAGTCCAACTATGGCTCCTCCTGCAAGGACAATGAACAGTCTAATGTCAATGACATTTTATTTCCGGCAGGAACGTTGAAGAGTAGAGAACATTTTTGAGAACAGCCCGCTGAGCGACATGCTCCAATCATACTTGTCTGTGCCTAGTATGTCAATAAAATATTGAGCTGTGTAAAAATATTAAGGTCAACTTGCGTGATTTGACTATTGATTCAAGCATCTACTAAGTATACATAAAGTACAACATTTGAATGGGTACAATGGGAGAATGAATTCCCACTGGAATGGACATATATTGACAGAACCATCCCTTTTGTGCTACTAAGGTAAGTGGTACGGAAGTATTGCAGGAGGCAGCAGGTATAATTGTACTTACCCAGAGCAAGACAGCCGAGGGTGAATCCGAACCTCCAAGTATTAGTACCTAAGGACACGCCGAAAACCGGAAGTCCTTCCTCGCCCCCTGGTTCCACGTCCTTGGTGGCTTTTTTGTTGCCAGTCTTGGTCTTTCGCAGACTGGTAAAAGCGAAGTGAGCCAAGTACGTCCAGAAAAGCACCTGACATGCACAAAACGCTGTCAGCAGGCGAAAAAAACCGGTTCTGTCGTGCTCGAACAGAACCACGTCTCTCGCTACTGCAGTAGAGGTGGAGTACCACCGTGGAAACGCTGCGTTTGCGTTCACGGAAACGTAAAAGCATCTTTTCTGCATCTGCGAAATGGTACTAGCTGGCTTTAAGCCTCTCAGACAGATGTGTTTCCGGGCGATCTCCAATATGCTCGCATCCTCCTGCATACATAATCTTTTCAAAGAGTCCCGCCACACAGAAGCTGAATTTAATCCCAAAGACAGTTTTTGTGACAATCCGTTTGTGATAAGGTTAACTCCCCTAGTAATGTTTGAAACCTTGCTCAATGTTAAATTCCGCGTTGCGTTAGTGTCAAAAGTTCGTATTTGAAGCGAATGAAGTACATGGTAACCAAAAAATTTCCTGCAGCACGGCGTGACTGAACAGGGGCGACAACCTACAAAGGCAAAAAACAAATACCGAGCCCCCATTCTAATTTGTTTGTctgtcttttaaaaaaatatttcccaCTGCAACTGACTATCTGTTACAATTTAAAGTAGCTAACTTTCTGCAAGGATAGTCTCACTTTTAGCGTGGACATTTGCCAGCCGCCATGTGCAACCGATGTACGGAGAACATGAAGGTCCATAAAGCTTAAACCTGTACCGCGAAAGCAAAAGTCAAAACCATCTAcatttttatttgctattttgGTTTATGTGGAACTAATGGTCATAGTGTTTGTGCACAGCGGTGATGATGTATAGTCATTAGTGAAAACCAAAATTGGGAGCCTATACTATAATCGAATTTGTTTACTTTGCTAATATAAAGGCACAAGAATTTAATCATCTGGGCCCGGTTGTTCAAAAAGTTTAATCTGGATCAAAATGACCGTGATATGGAAATACCATGTTTTGCTATCAAGGATCACGTAATACATCTTACTTTTGTGCCAGTTTTGGATTGGATTACCCTGATCCAGATCCATACTTTTCACGATTGCCAAATCTGGATTACCAGTGTTCTAAATGGGACAGCATATCACAATGCAGGCTACTAGCTATGTAAAGAACAACTGCTGGAATAGCCAGCGTGGGGGGGTCACTTAAAGTGTTATGATTGGAAGAGACAGCAAATAGCACAAAAAAATTATGCAAATATCCCCTTCTAGTCAGACCCCTCGTTAcaccaaacaaataaataaagacaaATAAACATTATTCATAAATATGAATGAATATTTTGAACACGTATTTCAGATCATAAAAAGGCTAAATGTCCAGTAGTTATTAACAGAAAGGGATGTAATTGTAAGAAAATACTTTTGTCTGGTTCATCTCTGATGATGGTGTCCATGTAATCAATACAGAGGAATGAGTAACAGttacaattaaattattttGGTCTGATGCTGGCAGTTATTTGGTGGATTCATTTATGGGAACAAAATCTTTTTCTTAACTTTACCGAATGGATTAATGTAACATAATATCTACTTGATCTACTTTATCACTGTAACGGTTGAACAAATCAAGTGCAAAATGTATTACTTGACCAGTTTTGAAGATATATTATATTTTGTTCCTGAAATCCACcctgacacacaaacacatatggGATCAGGGTAATCcttaattgtttttttggatCAAAGGTATCCAAATTCTACTAAAAAGGTTTGATGGTCAGATCAAAACCAAGACTGGATCAAATTATCTAAACCGATTTCAGAATCCTTTTTTGTAACAATCCATTTTCAAAATTTAATCCAATCCCACAACTGAAATCCAATCATATTTACTTTAGAACAACCATGTTGTGTTTTTCGTAATTCTTAATGATTATGCTTACATAGATCTTATAATGGTGGAATAGAGTCTTTCACATGAAGGACACAAAAGCGAGAGTGCTATCATGTGTTGAATCCTGTTTATTCAAATTACAACGGGATCATTATAGTACTTCTGCGGAATAGGAATGCAACCTCCCCTAGTAATGTTTGAAACCTTGCTCAATGGGGTGGAACGGGAACGATCGCAGTGATGTAACGTGGCATCACGTCACGGTAGCTCATACTGCACAAGGCTTTGCCATAATGGGGTCAGGTGCGGGTACAAATTTAAATATAACTTTTCTAAACATGTAGCATCCTATCAGAAAACCACCAATCTCATCAAATCACAAAAGACTGACGGGAATATGATTACAAATGTCTGCAGCGGTTACGTAACCATAATCTCTAGATTGACCATTTACGTAAAACCAAAACCACAAGTATTTCATCACGACTTTTCAGCGAGAATGCATAGTTTACGGGTTTCGTCTGAAAAGTCTAGGACATTTCCCCCCGTGCTACCTACTGTACTGCAAACTGATGGAACAGAAACCTCTCCTTGTATATCCCCCTCCTGCACACCATTGGGGTTAGATATTTTTCCAAACACCGCAAGAGGAGAAGGGCAAGATGCCTGCAAGAGATAGACTTCCAGAGATAAACCTCTGCTGTGAATTTTACCCTGTTATGTAAGCTTCTAGCCTACGGTCTCATCCTTCAGATTATCTTTTATCACGAATGTTTATTCTGTGCACTTTCTAAAGACAACGGGAATTTTCGATTATTCTAACACACCCTTTTTCATTCCAATCTTTTCGTAACATCCGTTGTAAATGCATTCTACGTTGGGCATATAACCAATTCATCATAAATTTCAAGATGAAATTCACCCCGATGAACACTAGGTGGAAGCATTTAAtcaacaatatatatatatttaattatcgGGGTAGCACGGgggactcagtgggtaacactctTGCTTTACATCTTCAGAGTTGGGGGTTCAAATTCCACTTCCATtctatgtgtggagtttgcatgttcttcacGTGTGACGTAGGTTTCCTCTCGCAGTCCAAAGACAAGTAGCAAagctctaaatttcccatagtgtgtgagtggatggatTTCGGCATATCGTTTACATACAACAAAATTCCCATAATCGAATCGCTGCATTTCACAGCAAATCAGAATAGCTTACACAATAATTGCAGCGTTTAATACAGCAGTACATTTGCATGATATCACCTAAATATTTCCCAATTATTAAATGTGTCAAACCATCAGCAGCAACATTTAAACGACAGGCAGGAAATAACTAATAATATTCCAGAATAAATACCATTATTATTAAGCAATTCAATGGTATGGTCTGAAAATGCAGCATCATCTTCTCTGCATAGGTTGTTTATAGCCCGCCTACTTTTTTCTTTGTCTCAGCCCCTTTCTTGGTCACTCGCTAATCCCAGCTTCCCTGCTCACAGTCTCCTTAGTTCTCCTTCCCCAGCTTGCAGGGCTTGATCCGCGCCTTCCATCATGTTGGGTTTTGCAGTGGAAATGGTTTTGCCCTTATTGCCTTATATGGCGATCGGCGCCGCGAGCCGCCTTAACATGCGTGAAGTGGGGTGAGGCGCGTGCACCGCCACCAACATTCGCTTCCTTATATGGAAGCATGCGCGGCTAACCTTAacggagggagagagggagaacagaaggaaagagagagagagcgaaagAAAGGATTCAGTTTTTTATCATGATGATGTTGACGACTTCAGCAATAAAGGTGgtaatagaaataaaatagaACAGGCGACGAACAGGATTGCAGACAGGATTTGAAATGTATGTAGGGATGGATGCGGTTTAGCTTAACTGGATTCTCTGGTTGGCTCCTCCGGCGCCTGACGGCTTCCTGTCCTTTCCACCTTGCACGTCACCTCTTCATTTTTCTCTGAAATTTCCTTGTCACATTGAAAGTTATCTGCTGCTCAGCGCATTTTCGATATAATTATTCTGTTTATAcaagttatttatttatgtttcaataaacagagttaaaaaatgcaaaatatattacAGAGAATGTATTTAAAGCACACtaataaaatatgaatacaaattAATGTCGTTTACTCCAGCACATTCACATTTCCAACTGTACAAGcactttttgtgattttgttatTGGGTATTggtttttaaatgatcttcgGTTACAGTACGGTGGCTGAGTAATTTTCCAATCGGCCCTGTGTCTGCTGGTACACTTTTGGGAGCCAACATAGCTTATAAATTGATTTGCCATTTATCTTCGCATCAATAATAGCTACTTTATATATACACAACAGCTATAATACTAAAACCTGAGTTATAGGTTTAAATATATCCGGCCATCTTGCCAGGTCCACTTATCTAGTGCAAGGTTTTGGCTAACCTGTAGCGTCACCAGGGAAACGCGCCAGGCACAAGGCAGAATATCCCCCGGATATtctacacacatgcacagcacACGACGGGAAACCAGCGCATCTAAACCACGCATCGATTGTGGCGAGAAAACCAGGGGAAACCCACAATTCAAACTAAACTGGAACTTTCTATTTAAGAAACGTGTAACCTGTGTCTTGCATTGCTATCATGCTTTCAACAATCTGACAAGCCTGTTCAGTATGAGTTACACATGCCGAATTTCTGAGTCGTATTTAAAGACAATGCAGACGGCTGGTTACTGTTAACGTCCTGTCACGGGTTTAAGTAAATTATCCCTATAGCTTCATTTACCGATGAAAGTGTTTAGTATTCCGGTAAACAGAACGCATGCCTCACATTTTATTCCTGGTACCGGTCTGGTACAAGTCTCCACCCACACAGAAATGTTACAATGGTGTTTTGTAGTAGACCAGGCTGGTTGGAAGTAAATGAATTTTCTActtttttaaatttagtagaTGCTGGGTTACACAAAGTTGAGTTAAGCTTGTCAGTTTACTTAAGATATGCAATTTAACTTAATGCTAAACCAAAAGACATATCCAGAGAATATTCTTGGTGTCCAGCTAAAAATTTAAAAGACAAATTCACAATACAGCAATGCATTGCTTTTAACAAACGGTAAATCCGGAAGTATATGCGTTTCAAAAATAGCTAAATCATAGAAAATTAGGCACTTGTAGTTAATTGTCTCTGTTAATTGCTAACATTTTGCACCTTGACAGTGTGACCAAAAACTCCATTACCCATAATGCCCCATGCACGCCCATGCCCCTTTTCAGTGGCTGCCCGGTGTACCGTCATTGCACAGGCGCGCGTCCGTCTCTGTGTCAGTTGTCTGTGCGAGAACGGGACCGCATCGCCTTCCATTCAATTCCGATTAAGACGCCGACACAGAGACAACCATGGTATGTCTGTATTTTTTGCGCAAATGTCTCATTTCTGTGCCTTTAAGGGGTCGAAAAAAATCCACATTCGTCTATTACGAATTGTCAGGAATGGCCGTATTGCGTCCGTTTGGCTTATTTCGTCTCGTTTACTTATCTAATGGTTCCTTGTGTGTTAATTTCGGATGAAATCGCCACCACGGAACTCGCATACTGCATTTTCGCAATTTAAAATAATGCAATTTTAGCGGAAACCAACAGCATTTTTAGGAGGTTCTAATCTGAAGCGACGGATGCACatttgggtttttttggggggggtctggTTCTATATCTAATGGTAATGCCGGGATACTGGAAGGAGAGGAAAAAatccaagggggggggggcactggcgCCATTTCCTCCATCATCCTTTTTGTGAGTCCGGGCCTGTCCTCCGTCTAGCGAGCCCGTGATCGCCCCTGTGTCTCCGGGGCTTTCTCCTGCCGGGTAGACGTACTCCAGCCGCCGCACGCACGCCATCTGCTCTATGGCGAACGCATGTAGTAAGGGAATACGAGTCGGCGTCGTAATTTTAAAGTGCTCCTGCTGGATCGGATCCCCTTTGTCGTCTGTGTAGGTTGACAGGGTGAAGGGGGAGTGAAAAAATCCTATAAATGCCATTTAATGGATCGGATGGCAGGTACTCCGTATAGGTGCCGCATCGCGGCTGCGAGCCGCTGTCGTGGCCTTGGGCGAGCAGTTCTAGTTGCATCTttaatcttttttatttttttttcctatctCAATGCACGACCAGACACCTTCGTAATGGCTATTTGAGCCCCACCCTAGATGAGGCAAGGTTTTattattggattttttttcactCGCCCACAAACACTTAAAAATTAACCCTAATAATTTGCAGACTTGGGGGTGACTCCTTACTGCCGCATTTTTTGATAAATAGCCGGCTACGTGACACGGCCGTGGTGCTTAGTCTTTTTTCCCTTTACCGTAATATTTAGTAGCTatttcctcctcctgctcacGTCTTTTCCTTGTATCCTAATTACCAGTTCATGCCGAGATGGGCGCACGTACTGCAAAATGCCAGCCATGTacgggggggggcattcagcgAGGCATTATTTATGCGGTCTAAAATGGCGCTTTGGGTCGCTCTCGGGAAAAGATCACCGCCCGGTACGCAGAATCAGGTCGGGTGCCTCCGATGGCTGGGCGGCTGGCCGAGGCTTCCCCGCTGCGGGCGTGATTTCTGCTCTGCGGCGGCCGCGTTACGCACTTTCGCCGGTGGCCATGTTATTCCGCCGCACTCCTCCCTCTTTCTTTGTTCCACACCTTATCttgaaagggggggggtggagaaagACGTTGCACCCAAGCGTACAGAAAACGTGGCTTGCGGGGAACAAGCCCTGCTTTGCCGGGTTTTTAATGGATCTGCCCGGATCTCACTTCTcactgcttaaaaaaaaaataataataataatcaaattttCCATTAGAATAAAATGCACGTCCGACAGTCGATCGGGGGTGTCTGCATGGCGGTATGGTGAAGCTGAGTGAGTCGGCCATCGCCTGGCAAGCCTCGGCAGGCGTTTGAAGGGGCAGTCGGCTTGTCACGGGGCTGCGCAGCGGGGTGTGGTTGCTCCGCTCCCGCACATGCGGCCGCATTGATCGGGTCGCTTGGCGTAGCAGCGGCCCTCGCTAGCGAATATAAATTAGGCTCGATCCACCATTTTGTtcccagtgttaattttgaacCGGTCCAGTTAGCCACCCCCGTGTTATATTATGTCTTCTGGCGTTCTCGTCCCCTTTGGGCGTATTTCGGCCTTTTGCAGCTACAGCCGCGCTGCCCCGTTACAACCTGCGCCCCCCACTATGCGATTAAAGTTCAGCCCTTATCCGCATATCATAAACCCTTCTTACGTGATTTAAAATCTGAACTGGAAACTGATAAGATCTCATTAGCTTCTCCCTGGGTGTAACGAATTGTTGGTGACTAGTAACTGGTTTTATTGTTAAGTGTCTGTTATGGGCAATGCTGGTGATTAATTTTCCCCACGTTTTTCAGTATTGTAAGTGGCCGCTGTTTAGTGCAGTGCAACTGCAAAGCACCTTGTAGATAGAGGTGCCTTTTGAACATGGGGGATTCTACCCACCAGAGACCGACCCCTGTGCCAAGTACCGTCTTGTTTGACGGATCACTTATTGGTTGCTTTGCTGACTAATTTGCAGGCCACCTGACAGTCTTACAATGCTGAGTATTTCTTGCAGTGTCACTCTTGGTGATTTCAGATTATAGGCCTGTGTTGAACCCGCTCATGCCTAATTAGCAGTGCACTTTAAAGGGTTGTCACCTGGAACTAAAAGCTTTGGGCCTTGTGTTTGACAGTTATGCGACACGTCACCCTGCATGAAATGGCGTACCTTTCCGTTATGCTTCCCATAGAATTCTGTTGTATTTTAAAGGCAAGAATGTGCACCGTAAACACAattgtaatgattttttttggggAAGGAACATTACCATGTCAAGCCTGGGTTGTTCTTGTATCTTGCAAACCAAGTTGTAGTACTTAAACTGTATGAGTATCATCTGTTAATGCCTAGTCCAGTAACTGTGGTTTGCTGTTCATCTCAGTTTTATTGAGGTTCATTTCTTAATGGCATGCAAGTTCCTTGTGGAAAATTTAGATTCGCAGTTTCCCACAGCCCTGTCAGATGTTTGGCTTTAACGTTGTAACATTTTGGGGCTGTAGCCCACCCGCATTTCTAGTGGCTGTACTCTAATCGCCTTGCCCTGATTCCCACTTACTGCATTTTGAATGAGTGTCTAGCAGAGAAGCGCAGCAATGAACTTGGTGCTAGAACTTTAGCCTTTGGGCCACCTAGTGGCCAGGGCTGATTATTGCACAGATTACTTGTCTGCCACATCAGTTTAGTTTGCTGAGTTTATGTGCTTGAGGATCAGGAGATGGCCAAACTGACTGTTGGTTCTCTGTGTCCTCCCCCCGTGGACatgtttgtttggggggggggggggggttgccaagTGATGTTCCAGCTGGTGTGTCCGCTGTACCACACACTCCTCGGCAGTTGAACAATTCCAGAAGTTCCGGTGGAAGGAAATCCTTATCTCTGCTTACCCTTGCTGTGACGGTGGTCTTATCCTGGTCAACACGCAGGGTGCGTTTTTGGTGTTGAGTGTGCATCTAATTTTCGACAACATTTTGGCATTGAATTAATTTGACACGTTAGTTGGTCTTCTACAGATTAGTCCTAGTGCAAGCTGTGTGACTAGAAAACTGTCCACACCAGCAAGCTCTTAAATTTGTCTGCATTCTTCCCACTCCCTTCCTGTCTGACCCCACCCTTCCTCTGTAGAAAAcaccttgggggggggcactgcttgcctgcctgcctgcctttcaCGTCCTGTCAGTCTGCTTTAAGCTGCAGGCTGTTTTTGCTTAAACTTTGATATCAAACTCGAGGATAGGCGGATGTCTGGTCCAGATGACGACTCTTTGCTTAATGCGCAGCGGGTGTTCGGCGCGTTCCGGAAATGCCCAAAGGTCGAAATGGTTACATTGGCACAGGCATCATAAACAAATTTTGCCTCGTTAAGTTTTGGTTTGGCTGTCGTGATTGGGCTCCCATTGCCGTTAAAACTGGCACTGAAATGTGCTGTTGAACGATCACCATAACTAGTTGTCAGCGTGTACAAGCCTGACTCCGCCAAGtgagtaggggggggggggaatcaaaaGCTTACCACTACATTTTAAGGTATCAGTAAGACTGGTGATATTAGTGTCTTCTGAGTGCAGTGTTTTGTTCATGGGAATATTTTTGACGTCTCCAGTTTTAATACTTGCTTTCTCCAGTCCACATCAGCATGCTTGTTCCAACTGTAGAAACTAAGCCCTTGGAATTGTGGGAAATGGGCAGGATTGTCCATTCCACTTGTAGTTAGACTTGTTTGTCTCTTAATAATAAATGTGTACAAATATTACAAGAAACAGCGTTTGTTCACTGATGTTCCGAAGCTTGTTTGGGGGCACACAAGTGtgaattttctttcttttgcctgtggggggggggttctagtCCTTGCTCTTAGTCGATTTAAGAAATACCCCCTTTTCCTGACCTTTTGCATTCCTCCCATGTCAGGCCTCCGGAGTAACAGTCACCGACGACGTGATCACAGTCTTCAATGACATGAAGGTGCGCAAGGCGCAGGCGGGCGAGGAGGAGAAGAGGAAGCGGAAGAAGGCGGTGCTGTTCTGCTTGAGTGACGACAAGAGGAACATCATTCTGGAGGAGGGCCGTGAGATTCTGATGGGCGAGGTGGGGGAGACCATCCAGGACCCTTACCTGCACTTTGTCAAGATGCTACCGCCCGACGACTGCCGCTACGCCCTCTATGACGCTACCTATGAGACTAAGGAGACGAAGAAGGAGGACCTGGTCTTTATCTTCTGGTGAGGAGGGTGGGCTTCAGCTTAGGCGCTGAGGTATATGGAGAAGTGGTTTCTGTATATGCTGTGTTCTGGattgaaaccccccccccccccccaacctcttTTCCCAGGGCTCCTGAGAACGCTCCACTGAAAAGCAAGATGATCTATGCCAGCTCCAAGGACGCCATCAAGAAGAAGTTCACAGGTGAGTGCTGGAGCTCCAGGCTAGAGTAGGGTGCACTAGGACCCTGGGGGGGGATAGCTTGTATGAACATGGCTTCTGCTAGTAGACGGCAGTCCCGTGGATGACCGTGTATGTAACTACATTTATGGCTGGTCATTTATTGGGAACACAGAAAAGCTACCCTGCGCGATCTGAGGAATCCTTGACGACCGTTCTTTCAGAATTACTGTGCCAGATCTTTTAACCAATAA encodes:
- the tmem223 gene encoding transmembrane protein 223 yields the protein MGARYLFFAFVGCRPCSVTPCCRKFFGYHVLHSLQIRTFDTNATRNLTLSKVSNITRGVNLITNGLSQKLSLGLNSASVWRDSLKRLCMQEDASILEIARKHICLRGLKPASTISQMQKRCFYVSVNANAAFPRWYSTSTAVARDVVLFEHDRTGFFRLLTAFCACQVLFWTYLAHFAFTSLRKTKTGNKKATKDVEPGGEEGLPVFGVSLGTNTWRFGFTLGCLALGGAIVGLGVLFSRRSVSRVVLHKGGGTVTVKTQSPFGVDMARCITVPLSHVTCHAHRMESPSFIPLRVKGHRFYFLLDKDGKLNNTKLFDITVGAYRPL
- the LOC111839541 gene encoding cofilin-2-like, with the translated sequence MASGVTVTDDVITVFNDMKVRKAQAGEEEKRKRKKAVLFCLSDDKRNIILEEGREILMGEVGETIQDPYLHFVKMLPPDDCRYALYDATYETKETKKEDLVFIFWAPENAPLKSKMIYASSKDAIKKKFTGIKHEWQVNGLDDIKDRRTLAEKLGGQSVVTLEGSPVSV